In the genome of Paenibacillus pabuli, the window GTGTATTTCTATGGCCTGCATGACCGGAAACTTATCGATGATATTTAGCGCTATACTGTCCTCATCAAGTCTGAAGAAGCTAATCAATGGTGTAAAACCGAACAGAAACATGACTGGCATCATGTAAGCGGATGTTACGGCAAGTGATTTTGAAAATAACCCAATTCCAATGCCAAGCAATAGAAAGAAAAAGAACAGCAAGAATAGTCCAATGATTACCCTGAAGTTCATAAACGGTTCTATGCCAATAATCCCCAGCGACAAAACAAGGGAAATCAAGGTGATTAGTCCAGTAACCAGACTTTTTCCGATAATAATATCCAACAACGAAGCTGGGGATTGAATCAGACCACGCAATGTTTTCTTCTCATTTTCTTCGGCCATCATGATCATAATGATGCCTAATGTAACCACTGAAAAAACTGCCCCAACAATCACATAGATCAAGTTAAGTGGAAGTTGGACATCTCCAATCAAGTTGTAAAATAACGCCATGACAAAAGGGAGCACCGGCATCGCCAACAGCATCATGTTTTTCATAAAGTCTTTGATGTCTTTTTCAAAAATGGCAGTGATGCGTTGAATGTTCATTATACTAGCTCCTGTCCAGTCACTTTTAAAAAGATCTGACCAAGTGTCGGATGATCTGTATGCATTGCTTTTACCTGGCCGCTTGCAATCAGTTTCCTGATTTGATCGGCTTTATCCGGTTCATTTTTAATGACCAGTTGTTTTCCGTCAAAGGTCTCCACATGAAAATTGTGGGTAGAG includes:
- a CDS encoding ABC transporter permease; protein product: MNIQRITAIFEKDIKDFMKNMMLLAMPVLPFVMALFYNLIGDVQLPLNLIYVIVGAVFSVVTLGIIMIMMAEENEKKTLRGLIQSPASLLDIIIGKSLVTGLITLISLVLSLGIIGIEPFMNFRVIIGLFLLFFFFLLLGIGIGLFSKSLAVTSAYMMPVMFLFGFTPLISFFRLDEDSIALNIIDKFPVMQAIEIHDNSSWLPLGVIAVWVIGAALFMYICFKKTVTDD